A single Triticum dicoccoides isolate Atlit2015 ecotype Zavitan chromosome 2A, WEW_v2.0, whole genome shotgun sequence DNA region contains:
- the LOC119359601 gene encoding heavy metal-associated isoprenylated plant protein 46-like encodes MKQKIVIQLSLSCDKRRSKALTMAARAAGVTSMEITGDSRDQLEVVGDGVDPVCLVSCLRKKLGHAQIIKVEEVKKPEEKKEEKKDEPKPAVPVYPPPCYYPPSYYHHQYQQPHMVVCEEEPSNCRAM; translated from the exons ATGAAG CAAAAGATTGTCATCCAGTTGAGCCTGTCGTGCGACAAACGACGGTCCAAAGCACTGACGATGGCCGCCAGAGCTGCCGGGGTGACGTCGATGGAGATTACCGGCGACTCCAGGGACCAGCTGGAGGTGGTCGGCGATGGCGTCGACCCGGTGTGCCTCGTCAGCTGCCTCCGCAAGAAGCTCGGCCACGCCCAAATCATCAAGGtggaggaagtgaagaagccggagGAGAAAAAGGAAGAGAAGAAGGATGAGCCGAAGCCGGCCGTGCCCGTGTACCCGCCGCCGTGCTACTACCCGCCCAGCTACTACCACCACCAGTACCAGCAGCCGCACATGGTCGTTTGCGAGGAAGAGCCCAGCAACTGCCGGGCCATGTAA